A section of the Oncorhynchus gorbuscha isolate QuinsamMale2020 ecotype Even-year linkage group LG04, OgorEven_v1.0, whole genome shotgun sequence genome encodes:
- the LOC124033099 gene encoding brain-derived neurotrophic factor isoform X2, translating into MTILFLTMVISYFSCMRAAPMRDAPGIRGHRTEGYLGAAVTAGQGHGTPQSGGGPGQHGGLPSLTDTFEQVIEELLEVDGEAAQLGPGADKGQGGGGPSSVVTTETKDVDLYASRVMISNQVPLEPPLLFLLEEYKNYLDAANMSMRVRRHSDPSRRGELSVCDSISQWVTAVDKKTAIDMSGQTVTVLEKVPVPNGQLKQYFYETKCNPMGYTKEGCRGIDKRHYNSQCRTTQSYVRALTMDSKKKIGWRFIRIDTSCVCTLTIKRGR; encoded by the coding sequence ATGACCATCCTGTTCCTTACTATGGTTATTTCGTACTTCAGTTGCATGAGAGCTGCTCCCATGAGAGACGCCCCAGGTATAAGGGGCCACAGAACGGAAGGCTACTTGGGTGCTGCAGTGACTGCCGGACAGGGCCACGGGACTCCACAGAGCGGGGGTGGGCCGGGCCAGCATGGAGGACTGCCCTCGCTCACAGACACGTTTGAGCAGGTGATTGAGGAGCtcttggaggtggatggagaagCAGCTCAGCTGGGGCCTGGAGCTGACAAGGGCCAGGGAGGAGGGGGTCCTTCCTCTGTGGTCACCACGGAGACCAAGGATGTCGACCTGTATGCCTCGCGGGTGATGATCAGCAACCAAGTGCCTTTAGAGCCACCGCTGCTTTTTCTCCTGGAGGAATACAAAAACTACCTGGACGCCGCTAACATGTCCATGAGGGTACGGCGGCATTCAGACCCGTCGCGGCGTGGCGAGCTGAGTGTGTGTGATAGTATTAGCCAGTGGGTGACAGCTGTGGACAAAAAGACAGCAATAGACATGTCTGGGCAGACCGTTACCGTCCTGGAAAAGGTCCCTGTCCCCAATGGCCAACTGAAGCAATACTTTTATGAGACCAAATGTAACCCTATGGGGTACACAAAGGAGGGCTGCCGTGGAATAGACAAGAGGCATTATAACTCCCAATGCAGGACAACCCAGTCCTACGTGCGAGCGCTCACCATGGATAGCAAAAAGAAGATTGGCTGGCGGTTTATAAGGATAGACACATCATGTGTATGCACATTGACCATTAAAAGAGGAagatag
- the LOC124033099 gene encoding brain-derived neurotrophic factor isoform X1, whose translation MFHQVRRVMTILFLTMVISYFSCMRAAPMRDAPGIRGHRTEGYLGAAVTAGQGHGTPQSGGGPGQHGGLPSLTDTFEQVIEELLEVDGEAAQLGPGADKGQGGGGPSSVVTTETKDVDLYASRVMISNQVPLEPPLLFLLEEYKNYLDAANMSMRVRRHSDPSRRGELSVCDSISQWVTAVDKKTAIDMSGQTVTVLEKVPVPNGQLKQYFYETKCNPMGYTKEGCRGIDKRHYNSQCRTTQSYVRALTMDSKKKIGWRFIRIDTSCVCTLTIKRGR comes from the coding sequence ttccacCAGGTTAGAAGAGTGATGACCATCCTGTTCCTTACTATGGTTATTTCGTACTTCAGTTGCATGAGAGCTGCTCCCATGAGAGACGCCCCAGGTATAAGGGGCCACAGAACGGAAGGCTACTTGGGTGCTGCAGTGACTGCCGGACAGGGCCACGGGACTCCACAGAGCGGGGGTGGGCCGGGCCAGCATGGAGGACTGCCCTCGCTCACAGACACGTTTGAGCAGGTGATTGAGGAGCtcttggaggtggatggagaagCAGCTCAGCTGGGGCCTGGAGCTGACAAGGGCCAGGGAGGAGGGGGTCCTTCCTCTGTGGTCACCACGGAGACCAAGGATGTCGACCTGTATGCCTCGCGGGTGATGATCAGCAACCAAGTGCCTTTAGAGCCACCGCTGCTTTTTCTCCTGGAGGAATACAAAAACTACCTGGACGCCGCTAACATGTCCATGAGGGTACGGCGGCATTCAGACCCGTCGCGGCGTGGCGAGCTGAGTGTGTGTGATAGTATTAGCCAGTGGGTGACAGCTGTGGACAAAAAGACAGCAATAGACATGTCTGGGCAGACCGTTACCGTCCTGGAAAAGGTCCCTGTCCCCAATGGCCAACTGAAGCAATACTTTTATGAGACCAAATGTAACCCTATGGGGTACACAAAGGAGGGCTGCCGTGGAATAGACAAGAGGCATTATAACTCCCAATGCAGGACAACCCAGTCCTACGTGCGAGCGCTCACCATGGATAGCAAAAAGAAGATTGGCTGGCGGTTTATAAGGATAGACACATCATGTGTATGCACATTGACCATTAAAAGAGGAagatag